A window of the Flavobacterium sangjuense genome harbors these coding sequences:
- a CDS encoding quinone-dependent dihydroorotate dehydrogenase, which yields MYKLLIRPILFWFDPEEVHYFSFSFIRFISKIPFVSSILKSIYDVNDTRLEREVFGLKFKNPVGLAAGFDKDAKCFQELSNFGFGFIEIGTLTPKPQDGNPKKRLFRLKQDSAIINRMGFNNGGVDAAVLRLKKNKDVLIGGNIGKNKITANEDATSDYLICFETLFDYVDYFVVNVSSPNTPNLRELQEKEPLTKLLQTLQNENDKKPKAKPILLKIAPDLTDEQLLDIIDIVNETKISGVIATNTTISREGLQSENKTETGGLSGKPLTKRSTEVIRFLSEKSNKAFPIIGVGGIHTAEDALEKLEAGASLVQLYTGFIYEGPKLVSDINKAILRN from the coding sequence ATGTACAAACTACTTATTCGTCCCATTTTATTTTGGTTTGACCCGGAAGAAGTCCATTATTTTTCCTTTAGTTTTATCAGATTTATTTCCAAAATTCCTTTTGTTTCCAGTATTCTAAAGTCAATTTATGACGTAAATGATACTCGTTTGGAACGCGAAGTTTTTGGCTTGAAATTTAAAAATCCAGTAGGCTTGGCTGCCGGATTTGATAAGGATGCCAAATGTTTTCAGGAATTATCCAACTTTGGTTTTGGCTTTATCGAAATCGGAACCTTAACTCCAAAACCGCAGGACGGAAATCCAAAGAAACGTTTATTTCGCTTAAAGCAAGACAGCGCTATCATCAACCGAATGGGTTTTAATAATGGCGGCGTTGATGCGGCAGTCTTGAGATTGAAAAAAAATAAAGATGTTTTAATTGGTGGAAACATTGGTAAAAACAAAATCACAGCTAACGAAGATGCGACTTCTGATTATCTGATTTGCTTTGAAACTTTGTTTGATTATGTCGATTATTTCGTGGTGAATGTGAGTTCACCAAACACACCAAACCTTCGCGAACTTCAGGAGAAAGAGCCTTTGACAAAACTTTTGCAGACATTACAGAATGAAAATGATAAAAAGCCTAAGGCTAAACCAATTCTTTTGAAAATAGCACCTGATTTAACTGATGAACAATTATTGGATATTATCGATATTGTAAACGAAACCAAAATATCAGGCGTGATTGCAACCAATACAACCATCTCAAGAGAAGGTTTACAATCAGAAAATAAAACAGAAACTGGCGGATTATCTGGTAAACCATTAACCAAACGCTCTACTGAAGTCATTCGTTTTCTTTCAGAGAAAAGCAATAAAGCGTTTCCAATCATTGGCGTGGGCGGAATTCATACTGCTGAAGATGCTTTAGAAAAACTGGAAGCCGGGGCAAGTTTAGTACAATTGTATACCGGGTTTATTTATGAAGGTCCAAAATTGGTTTCCGATATCAACAAAGCAATATTAAGGAACTGA
- the nadC gene encoding carboxylating nicotinate-nucleotide diphosphorylase, translated as MISEQQFQKELNIIIQNGIREDIGPGDYSSLACIPTNAKGKAKLLVKDNGIIAGVAFAKMVFENVDPTLEIETFIEDGTAVKHGDIVFHVSGSSQSILKAERLVLNSMQRMSAIATKTNQYVKLLEGTKTKVLDTRKTTPGFRACEKWAVKIGGGENHRFALYDMVMLKDNHNDFAGGITNAINKTKEFLKFNDLDLQIIVEARNLDEIKEILESEGVYRILIDNFNFDDTRKAVELIGNKCLTESSGNINENTIRQYAECGVNYISSGALTHSVYNMDLSLKAF; from the coding sequence ATGATTTCAGAACAACAGTTTCAAAAAGAACTCAATATAATTATACAAAATGGCATCCGCGAGGATATTGGTCCTGGCGATTACAGTTCGTTGGCCTGTATTCCGACTAATGCCAAAGGGAAAGCAAAGCTTTTGGTTAAAGATAACGGAATCATTGCCGGAGTAGCATTTGCCAAAATGGTTTTTGAAAATGTTGATCCAACTTTAGAAATTGAAACTTTTATTGAAGATGGAACAGCAGTAAAACATGGCGATATTGTTTTTCATGTTTCGGGAAGTTCGCAATCTATTTTGAAAGCGGAACGATTAGTGCTGAATTCGATGCAACGCATGTCTGCCATTGCTACCAAAACAAATCAATACGTAAAACTATTGGAAGGCACCAAAACTAAAGTGCTTGATACTCGTAAAACTACTCCCGGATTTCGTGCTTGTGAAAAATGGGCTGTCAAGATTGGTGGTGGTGAAAATCACCGTTTTGCTCTGTATGATATGGTAATGCTAAAGGACAATCACAATGATTTTGCAGGTGGAATTACAAATGCTATCAACAAAACCAAAGAATTTTTAAAGTTTAATGATCTGGATTTGCAGATTATTGTCGAAGCCAGAAACCTTGATGAAATAAAAGAAATTCTGGAAAGTGAAGGTGTTTACCGAATTTTGATTGACAATTTCAATTTTGATGATACAAGAAAAGCTGTCGAATTGATTGGCAACAAATGTTTGACAGAATCATCCGGAAATATCAATGAGAATACCATTCGTCAATATGCGGAATGTGGTGTGAATTATATTTCGTCAGGAGCATTGACGCATTCGGTTTATAATATGGATTTAAGTTTAAAAGCTTTTTAA
- a CDS encoding YihY/virulence factor BrkB family protein, which translates to MSTTTENKFSKLPVIKQFVFLLDGIKLPWLHGMSLYEMLSFYFTGIFEGEISYRATAIAFSFFMALFPFALFILNLIPYIPIEGFQEDFLGFVQQSVPPTTYDAIYKIINDILHNSHSGLLSTGFLMAVLLMTNGVNAVLGGFEASHHIHVSLKRKFFRQYVVALALSIVLSFLLLITVAAIVIFEVFIQKTKIQDVLSDNIPLIEMGRYIFVILMILMATSILFRYGIKHDKKRALVSIGSVVTTILIIISSYFFGIWVVKFSKYNELYGSIGTLLVVMFYIWINSMVLLLGFDLNASIHHIKREKQKEIDNKVP; encoded by the coding sequence ATGTCGACTACAACAGAAAACAAATTCAGCAAGCTTCCTGTAATTAAACAGTTTGTCTTTCTTTTAGACGGCATAAAATTACCATGGCTTCATGGCATGTCGTTGTATGAGATGTTAAGTTTTTATTTCACCGGAATTTTTGAGGGTGAGATTTCTTATCGTGCTACGGCAATTGCATTTAGTTTTTTTATGGCGTTGTTTCCGTTTGCTCTTTTTATACTTAATCTGATTCCGTACATACCAATTGAGGGATTTCAGGAAGATTTTTTAGGCTTCGTTCAGCAAAGCGTGCCACCGACAACTTATGATGCTATTTACAAAATCATCAATGATATTTTGCACAACAGTCATAGCGGATTACTTTCGACAGGTTTTTTGATGGCTGTTTTGTTGATGACTAATGGCGTGAATGCTGTTTTAGGAGGATTTGAGGCTTCTCATCATATTCATGTTTCTTTAAAACGAAAGTTTTTTAGACAATATGTTGTTGCTTTAGCCTTGTCAATAGTATTATCGTTTCTATTGTTAATTACCGTGGCAGCGATTGTGATTTTTGAGGTTTTTATTCAAAAAACAAAAATTCAAGATGTTTTATCAGACAACATTCCGCTTATCGAAATGGGACGATACATTTTTGTTATTTTAATGATATTGATGGCTACCTCTATATTGTTCAGATATGGAATTAAGCATGATAAAAAAAGAGCTTTAGTTTCTATAGGTTCGGTTGTGACAACCATTCTGATTATTATTTCTTCTTATTTCTTTGGAATTTGGGTAGTTAAATTTTCAAAGTATAATGAGCTTTATGGTTCCATAGGAACACTGTTAGTTGTTATGTTTTACATTTGGATAAATTCAATGGTCTTGCTTTTAGGTTTTGATTTAAATGCTTCCATACATCATATTAAACGTGAAAAGCAAAAAGAAATAGATAATAAAGTACCATGA
- a CDS encoding DUF2147 domain-containing protein, with product MKLTLSIVMFLFFQLSFSQTIFGKWKTIDDITGKEKGVVEIFEHKGKVYGRIIEIFEAEKKHIKCEKCDGDEKNKPVMGMNIIKGMTKDGDIYGGGKVLDPKIGKWYHCKISLDGKDKLIVRGYIGIPLFGRSQIWIRHK from the coding sequence ATGAAACTAACTTTATCAATTGTAATGTTCTTGTTTTTCCAACTAAGTTTTTCGCAAACTATTTTTGGGAAATGGAAGACTATTGACGACATAACAGGAAAAGAAAAAGGAGTTGTTGAAATCTTTGAGCACAAAGGAAAAGTTTACGGCAGGATTATCGAAATATTTGAAGCGGAAAAAAAGCATATCAAATGCGAAAAATGCGATGGCGATGAGAAAAACAAACCTGTAATGGGAATGAACATTATTAAGGGAATGACAAAAGATGGTGATATTTATGGTGGTGGAAAGGTGTTAGACCCAAAAATTGGTAAATGGTATCACTGCAAAATTTCCCTCGATGGAAAAGATAAACTGATTGTTCGCGGTTATATAGGAATTCCACTTTTTGGCAGATCACAGATATGGATTAGACATAAATAA
- the priA gene encoding replication restart helicase PriA, translating to MNYFIEVIVPLSLPKTFTYKVSENEFAFIKKGMRIAVPFGKNKIYTALAIDLHQNEPTLYEAKEIHQILDEKPIVNEFQINHWFWIASYYMCNIGDVYRGALPSALLLESETIISQNKETFVDETSFTDDEFLIYEALQHQSSLKVENIIDILNKKTVLPVIQKLINKKIISLQEEIQEEYKPKLVKYIRLHEQYQKEENLIALLDGLKSEKRKNLVLQYFQLQAQERQPVSVKQLTETTQTSAAIVKGLVDKEIFEEYFIQEDRVNFDKNKVENELTLSQTQQQAFDEIVNSFEEKEVSLLHGVTSSGKTEIYTKLIENYIAEGKQVLYLLSEIALTTQLVARLTQHFGNKVAVFHSKYSNNERVEVWNNVNQNAASAQIIIGARSALFLPFSNLGLIIVDEEHEQTFKQQDPAPRYHARDAAIVLANAHLAKVLLGSATPSIETYYNATSGKFGLITLTERFGKVQMPEIELVDLKDSYFRKKMKGHFSLTLIEEITEAFANNEQVILFQNRRGFSPVLECMTCGHVPQCPQCDVSLTYHKYKNQLRCHYCGYSMAKPTNCHVCSSVDLETKGFGTEQIELELAELFPQKNIKRMDQDTTRGKYSFEKIIDSFKNREIDVLVGTQMLAKGLDFDNVSLVGIMNADNMLYHPDFRAFERSFQMMTQVAGRSGRAEKRGKVIIQTYNPLHNIIQQVTNNDYEGMYKEQLYERKIYYYPPFYRLIKLTLKHRDFEKLKEGSMWLYQVLQQNLTIPVLGPEEPAIGRIRNEYIRTIMIKMPGDASIQGTKKTIQKILNSFDLVSQYRTIKVTVNVDFY from the coding sequence ATGAATTACTTCATTGAAGTTATTGTTCCGCTTTCTTTGCCTAAAACCTTTACTTATAAGGTTTCAGAAAATGAATTTGCATTTATTAAAAAAGGAATGCGGATTGCTGTTCCTTTTGGTAAAAACAAAATCTATACAGCCTTAGCAATCGATTTGCATCAAAACGAACCAACGCTTTATGAGGCAAAAGAAATCCACCAAATTCTTGACGAAAAACCAATTGTAAACGAATTCCAAATCAATCATTGGTTTTGGATTGCGTCTTATTATATGTGTAATATTGGAGATGTTTATCGTGGTGCATTACCATCAGCTTTGTTGTTGGAAAGCGAAACGATTATCTCTCAAAATAAAGAAACATTTGTAGATGAAACTTCTTTTACTGATGATGAGTTTTTGATATATGAAGCCTTACAACATCAGAGTTCATTGAAAGTCGAGAACATTATTGACATTCTGAATAAGAAAACGGTTTTGCCGGTTATTCAAAAGTTAATTAACAAAAAAATCATCTCGCTTCAGGAAGAAATCCAGGAGGAATACAAACCCAAACTTGTCAAATACATTCGGCTGCACGAACAGTATCAAAAGGAAGAAAATCTAATAGCTTTATTGGATGGTTTAAAATCCGAAAAGCGAAAAAATCTAGTACTCCAATATTTTCAATTGCAAGCGCAGGAACGTCAGCCTGTTTCGGTAAAACAATTAACGGAAACGACACAAACTTCTGCAGCAATTGTCAAAGGATTGGTTGATAAAGAAATCTTTGAAGAGTATTTTATTCAGGAAGACAGAGTCAATTTTGATAAAAATAAAGTTGAAAATGAATTGACTTTAAGTCAGACGCAACAACAGGCTTTTGATGAAATTGTAAATTCTTTTGAAGAAAAAGAAGTTTCGCTTTTGCATGGCGTAACATCAAGCGGCAAAACAGAAATCTACACCAAACTCATTGAAAACTATATAGCTGAGGGAAAGCAAGTCTTGTATTTACTGTCGGAAATTGCTTTGACAACACAATTGGTTGCCCGATTAACGCAGCATTTCGGCAATAAGGTTGCTGTTTTCCATTCCAAATACAGTAATAACGAAAGGGTAGAAGTCTGGAACAACGTTAATCAAAATGCAGCATCAGCACAAATTATAATAGGAGCAAGGTCGGCTTTGTTTTTGCCATTTTCCAATTTAGGTTTAATCATTGTTGACGAAGAACACGAGCAAACATTTAAGCAACAAGATCCGGCTCCAAGATATCATGCACGTGATGCAGCGATTGTATTGGCAAATGCGCATCTAGCCAAAGTTTTATTAGGTTCCGCGACACCAAGCATTGAGACATATTACAATGCAACTTCAGGAAAGTTTGGTTTGATAACTTTAACGGAGCGCTTTGGGAAAGTGCAAATGCCCGAAATTGAATTGGTCGATTTGAAAGACAGTTATTTCAGAAAAAAAATGAAAGGTCATTTCAGCCTTACTTTAATTGAAGAAATTACCGAAGCGTTTGCTAATAATGAGCAGGTAATACTTTTTCAAAACCGTCGTGGCTTTTCGCCTGTTTTAGAATGTATGACTTGTGGTCATGTGCCGCAATGTCCACAATGCGATGTGAGTTTAACGTACCACAAATATAAAAACCAGTTGCGTTGTCATTATTGTGGTTATTCGATGGCAAAACCAACGAATTGCCATGTTTGTTCGAGTGTTGATTTGGAAACCAAAGGTTTTGGAACTGAGCAAATCGAATTGGAATTAGCCGAATTGTTTCCTCAAAAGAACATCAAACGCATGGATCAGGACACTACACGTGGGAAATACAGCTTCGAAAAAATCATTGATAGTTTTAAAAACAGAGAAATTGATGTTTTAGTTGGTACACAAATGTTGGCCAAAGGTTTAGACTTTGACAATGTCTCTTTAGTCGGAATAATGAATGCGGACAATATGTTGTATCATCCCGATTTTAGGGCTTTTGAAAGAAGTTTCCAAATGATGACACAGGTTGCAGGTCGTTCGGGCAGGGCAGAAAAACGCGGAAAAGTTATCATTCAGACGTATAATCCGTTGCATAATATCATTCAGCAAGTGACAAACAATGATTATGAAGGAATGTATAAGGAGCAACTTTATGAAAGGAAGATTTATTACTATCCGCCATTTTACCGTTTGATAAAACTAACCTTAAAGCATCGTGACTTTGAAAAATTGAAAGAAGGTTCGATGTGGTTGTATCAGGTTTTACAGCAAAACTTAACTATTCCTGTTCTTGGTCCGGAAGAACCGGCCATTGGAAGAATCCGAAACGAATATATTCGAACCATAATGATTAAGATGCCTGGAGACGCTTCGATTCAGGGCACAAAAAAAACTATCCAGAAAATACTGAATAGTTTTGATTTGGTTTCACAATACAGAACTATTAAAGTTACTGTAAATGTTGATTTTTATTGA
- a CDS encoding LytR/AlgR family response regulator transcription factor — MKLNCVVVDDSSIQRMIIAKLVNNHPNLHLVGDFSNAIEAKNCMSVHTVDLIFLDIEMPVISGFDFLDGLKVKPQIIFITSKAEYAMKAFDYDATDYLQKPIALDRFNASVRRAMDFHMLKKENQEEEGEHIFIKSNLKKLKIYTNKIKWIEAYGDYVKVVTEEDSNLVLSTMKSFENDLSKEKFIRVHKSYIINIDKVERFNSKFAEIGVTKIPLSRNKKEDLIKALAIA, encoded by the coding sequence ATGAAACTAAATTGTGTTGTTGTTGATGATAGTTCGATTCAAAGAATGATCATCGCAAAGTTAGTAAATAATCACCCAAATCTACATTTAGTAGGTGATTTTTCTAATGCAATTGAAGCAAAAAATTGCATGTCGGTTCATACCGTTGACTTAATTTTTCTCGATATCGAGATGCCAGTCATCAGCGGTTTTGATTTTCTTGACGGCTTAAAAGTAAAACCCCAAATTATTTTTATCACGTCAAAGGCAGAGTATGCTATGAAAGCATTCGATTATGACGCTACGGACTACCTACAGAAACCGATAGCTTTGGATCGTTTTAATGCATCTGTCAGAAGAGCAATGGATTTCCATATGCTTAAAAAAGAAAATCAGGAAGAAGAAGGAGAACATATCTTTATTAAGAGTAATCTTAAGAAACTTAAAATTTATACCAATAAAATTAAGTGGATTGAAGCTTATGGAGATTATGTGAAAGTAGTTACCGAAGAAGATAGTAATCTTGTTCTTTCAACTATGAAGTCTTTTGAAAATGATTTATCAAAAGAGAAATTTATTCGGGTTCATAAATCTTATATCATTAATATTGATAAAGTGGAACGTTTCAACAGTAAGTTTGCCGAAATTGGGGTAACAAAAATTCCGTTGAGCCGAAATAAGAAAGAAGATTTGATTAAAGCTTTAGCTATTGCTTAA
- the rpsF gene encoding 30S ribosomal protein S6, whose translation MNHYETVFILNPVLSEVQVKETVSKFEDFLTAKGAKMVSKEDWGLKKLAYEIQNKKSGFYHLFEFQVSGEALIAFETEFRRDERVMRFLTVSLDKHAISWAERRRTKLKEAKAN comes from the coding sequence ATGAATCATTACGAAACTGTTTTCATCTTAAATCCCGTTTTATCTGAAGTTCAGGTAAAGGAAACAGTAAGCAAATTTGAAGATTTTCTTACTGCTAAAGGAGCAAAGATGGTATCCAAAGAGGATTGGGGCTTGAAAAAACTAGCTTACGAAATCCAAAACAAGAAAAGTGGGTTTTACCATTTATTCGAATTCCAAGTATCAGGAGAAGCTTTAATTGCTTTTGAAACTGAGTTTAGACGTGACGAGAGAGTTATGCGTTTCCTTACTGTAAGTTTGGATAAACACGCTATTTCTTGGGCAGAGAGAAGAAGAACTAAATTAAAAGAAGCAAAAGCAAACTAA
- the rpsR gene encoding 30S ribosomal protein S18: protein MANLQQSASGKKDGDIRYLTPLNIETNKTKKYCRFKKSGIKYIDYKDADFLLKFVNEQGKILPRRLTGTSLKYQRKVSVAVKRARHLALMPYVADLLK from the coding sequence ATGGCAAACTTACAACAATCCGCTTCAGGAAAGAAAGACGGAGATATCAGATATCTTACGCCTTTAAACATTGAAACAAACAAAACTAAAAAGTATTGTCGTTTCAAAAAATCTGGAATCAAATACATCGATTATAAAGATGCAGATTTCTTATTGAAATTCGTTAACGAGCAAGGTAAAATTTTACCAAGACGTTTAACAGGAACTTCATTAAAATACCAAAGAAAGGTGTCAGTAGCTGTAAAAAGAGCTCGTCACTTAGCTTTAATGCCATACGTGGCCGATTTATTAAAATAA
- the rplI gene encoding 50S ribosomal protein L9, whose product MELILKQDVQNLGFKDDVVTVKNGYGRNFLIPQGFASLATPSAKKVLAENLKQRAHKEAKVVNDAKALGEALKAIEIKITAKAGGEKLFGSISNIDIAAALEAAGQTVDRKFITSGVVKRTGKYSATVRLHRDVVVELPYEIVAEV is encoded by the coding sequence ATGGAATTGATCTTAAAACAAGACGTTCAAAATTTAGGATTTAAAGATGACGTAGTAACGGTGAAAAACGGATACGGTCGTAATTTCTTAATCCCACAAGGTTTCGCTTCTTTAGCAACTCCTTCTGCAAAAAAAGTTTTAGCTGAAAACCTAAAACAAAGAGCACACAAAGAAGCTAAAGTAGTAAACGATGCAAAAGCATTGGGTGAAGCTTTGAAAGCTATCGAAATTAAAATCACAGCAAAAGCTGGTGGCGAAAAATTATTCGGTTCTATCTCTAACATTGATATCGCTGCTGCTTTAGAAGCTGCAGGTCAAACTGTTGATAGAAAATTCATCACTAGTGGTGTTGTAAAACGTACAGGTAAATACTCTGCAACTGTGAGACTTCACAGAGATGTGGTTGTTGAATTACCATATGAAATCGTAGCTGAAGTTTAA
- a CDS encoding DUF6495 family protein — MKYKRLTKEQFEELHKEFTNFLATQSIDKAEWDKIKSDKPEVAEQELDVFSDLIWEGVLSNAHYLEHFSKNHIFLFHCQEKLIQSIVLKALEPQVDFMQKDGLQWLSDNIFTDAVEIHLGKKEYQGERNPAIFDLIKEGAILSDGQLYLQINGIIQS; from the coding sequence ATGAAGTACAAAAGACTAACAAAAGAACAATTTGAAGAACTGCACAAGGAATTCACCAACTTCCTGGCAACACAATCTATTGATAAAGCCGAATGGGATAAAATAAAATCAGATAAACCGGAAGTTGCAGAACAGGAATTGGATGTTTTCTCCGATTTGATTTGGGAAGGCGTTTTGAGTAATGCTCATTATTTAGAACATTTTTCTAAAAACCATATTTTCCTTTTTCACTGTCAGGAAAAATTAATCCAATCTATTGTTTTAAAAGCATTAGAACCACAAGTCGATTTTATGCAAAAGGATGGCTTGCAATGGTTGAGTGATAATATATTTACCGATGCTGTTGAAATTCATTTGGGTAAAAAAGAATATCAGGGCGAACGAAACCCAGCTATTTTTGATTTGATTAAAGAAGGCGCTATTTTGAGTGACGGACAATTATATCTTCAAATAAACGGAATAATTCAGTCATAA